Proteins encoded in a region of the Flavobacterium sp. PMTSA4 genome:
- a CDS encoding GIN domain-containing protein: protein MKKIVSIFLLVVIFNSCEKPGECIESSGPTVFKEIPVEAFKNLKIYRGIEVLITEGPIYKVEIEAGENFIDNIEVKQNGDQLVFRDNTSCNWVREYGQTKIHVTTPTLENVYSKSDRNISSTNVLTFPILRLIALDKEGDGEKGAGTGDFHIEVNNYQLVIQNNNVSRYYVSGQTDEALLDFYFGDGRIEAQNLIAQNIKVFHRGSNDMIVTPIQSIEGVLNSTGDLRLTTTPPIVNVQELYQGRVIYP, encoded by the coding sequence ATGAAAAAAATAGTATCAATATTTCTTTTAGTAGTTATTTTCAATTCTTGTGAAAAACCAGGCGAATGTATTGAAAGTTCTGGACCGACAGTTTTTAAAGAAATACCTGTTGAGGCGTTTAAAAATTTGAAGATTTATCGTGGAATTGAGGTTCTAATTACTGAAGGACCAATTTATAAAGTGGAGATAGAAGCTGGAGAAAATTTTATAGACAACATTGAAGTAAAGCAAAATGGAGATCAATTGGTTTTTAGAGATAATACCAGTTGCAATTGGGTTAGAGAATATGGTCAAACAAAAATCCATGTTACAACGCCAACATTGGAAAATGTTTATTCAAAATCTGATAGAAATATAAGTTCAACTAATGTTTTGACATTTCCGATTTTGAGATTGATAGCTTTAGATAAGGAAGGTGATGGTGAAAAAGGAGCAGGAACTGGTGATTTTCACATTGAAGTTAATAATTATCAATTGGTGATTCAAAACAATAATGTATCGCGATATTATGTTTCAGGTCAAACAGATGAAGCTTTACTTGATTTTTATTTTGGAGATGGACGTATAGAAGCTCAAAATTTAATTGCACAAAACATTAAAGTCTTTCATCGTGGTTCAAACGATATGATTGTAACCCCAATTCAAAGTATAGAAGGAGTTTTAAACAGCACAGGTGATTTAAGATTGACTACAACACCACCAATTGTAAATGTTCAAGAACTCTATCAAGGAAGAGTTATTTATCCTTAA
- a CDS encoding homocysteine S-methyltransferase family protein, with translation MSKIQEAIQERILVLDGAMGTMLQRNNFSEEDFRGERFKDFPHPLKGNNDLLSITQPEAVKQVHRLYFQAGADIVETNTFSGTTIGMADYHMEDLVYELNFQSAKIAREVADEFTDRPRFVAGSIGPTNRTASMSPDVNDPGFRAVTFDDLRIAYKQQIEALIDGGCDVLLVETIFDTLNAKAALFAIEEVKEERNIDVPVMVSGTITDASGRTLSGQTVEAFLISISHIPLLSIGFNCALGADQLKPYLKRLAMNTQLNISVHPNAGLPNAFGQYDQTPEEMQALVKEYLQDNLINIIGGCCGTTPEHIKEIAEVAKDFKPRQILETI, from the coding sequence ATGTCAAAAATTCAAGAAGCAATTCAAGAAAGAATACTCGTTCTCGACGGAGCAATGGGAACTATGCTGCAACGTAATAATTTCTCAGAAGAGGATTTTAGAGGCGAAAGATTCAAAGATTTTCCACATCCATTAAAAGGAAATAATGATTTGCTTTCCATTACACAACCTGAAGCTGTAAAGCAAGTGCATCGCCTGTATTTTCAAGCAGGTGCAGATATTGTTGAAACCAATACTTTTTCAGGAACAACTATAGGTATGGCCGATTATCATATGGAAGATTTAGTGTATGAACTAAATTTTCAATCAGCAAAAATTGCTCGAGAAGTTGCCGATGAATTTACAGATAGACCACGTTTTGTGGCTGGTTCCATTGGACCAACAAACAGAACAGCTTCTATGTCGCCAGATGTTAATGATCCTGGATTTCGTGCTGTAACTTTTGATGATTTACGAATTGCATACAAACAGCAAATTGAAGCTTTAATTGATGGCGGATGTGATGTTTTATTGGTAGAAACCATTTTCGATACATTAAATGCAAAAGCAGCACTTTTTGCTATTGAAGAAGTAAAAGAAGAACGAAATATTGATGTCCCGGTAATGGTTTCAGGAACAATCACGGATGCTTCAGGAAGAACACTTTCTGGACAAACGGTTGAAGCTTTCTTAATTTCGATTTCACATATTCCGTTGTTGAGTATCGGATTTAATTGTGCTTTAGGTGCCGACCAATTGAAACCGTATTTAAAGCGATTGGCAATGAATACACAACTCAATATTTCGGTGCATCCAAATGCAGGTTTACCTAATGCTTTTGGTCAGTATGATCAAACTCCTGAAGAAATGCAGGCATTGGTTAAAGAATACCTTCAAGATAATTTAATAAATATTATTGGCGGTTGTTGTGGAACAACTCCAGAACACATTAAAGAAATTGCTGAAGTTGCAAAAGATTTTAAACCAAGACAAATTTTAGAAACGATATAA
- the metH gene encoding methionine synthase, giving the protein MAQAKYLKLSGLEPLIITPETNFVNVGERTNVTGSRKFLRLIKEEKFEEALDIARNQVEGGAQIIDVNMDEGMLDGVEAMTKFLNLIAAEPDIARVPVMIDSSKWEIIEAGLKVIQGKGVVNSISLKEGKEAFIHHAKLIKRYGAAVIVMAFDENGQADTYERRIEICKRSYDILVNEVHFPAEDIIFDPNIFPVATGMDEHKLNALDFFRATKWIRENLPYAHVSGGVSNVSFSFRGNDKVREAMHSAFLYHAIQNGMTMGIVNPEMLEIYDEIDKNLLEHVEDVLLNRREDATERLLDLAESFKGDFKSNEKAIAEWRNEDVQSRLTHSLVKGIDEFIEIDVEEARQQVARPIEVIENHLMNGMNVVGDLFGSGKMFLPQVVKSARVMKKAVAYLLPFIEAQKDGKSSSAGKVLMATVKGDVHDIGKNIVSVVLACNNFEIIDLGVMVPPEKIIAAAVEHNVDIIGLSGLITPSLDEMVYLAKELDKLNIKIPVMIGGATTSRAHTAVKIAPEYAASVVHVNDASRAVTVASNLLQVETKDKYSKNIREEYDTLREQFLNRSREKNYLSIEEARKNKLKLDWENYNPVKPNFIGTKTIDVELSELIDFIDWTPFFQSWELHGKYPAILTDEIVGEQATNLFADAEKLLNQIVDEKWFEAKGILGIFPANTVNDDDIELINQNSKFLTLRQQSQKTVGAPNIALADFIAPKDSGIQDYIGCFCVSTGFGVEEKAAEYRKELDDYNSILIQALGDRLAEAFAEYLHLKVRKEIWGYDSDENLSNEELIKENYKGIRPAPGYPACPDHLEKPTIWKLLNAEEEIGVKLTESMAMWPASSVSGYYFANPQSKYFGLGKIKMDQVEDYAKRRNISIEEATKWLNPNIAD; this is encoded by the coding sequence ATGGCGCAAGCAAAATACTTAAAATTATCAGGTCTTGAACCTTTAATAATAACTCCTGAAACCAATTTTGTAAATGTTGGTGAAAGAACCAATGTAACAGGTTCGCGAAAATTTCTTCGTTTAATCAAAGAAGAAAAATTTGAAGAAGCATTGGATATTGCAAGAAATCAAGTTGAAGGTGGCGCGCAAATTATTGATGTAAATATGGACGAAGGAATGCTTGATGGAGTAGAAGCAATGACTAAATTCTTAAATCTGATAGCTGCTGAACCAGATATTGCTCGTGTTCCGGTGATGATTGATAGCTCTAAATGGGAAATTATTGAAGCGGGTTTAAAAGTCATCCAAGGAAAAGGAGTTGTAAATTCTATTTCTTTAAAAGAAGGAAAAGAAGCTTTCATTCATCATGCAAAATTAATCAAACGCTATGGTGCAGCAGTAATTGTTATGGCTTTTGACGAAAATGGTCAAGCGGATACTTATGAAAGACGCATCGAAATTTGCAAAAGAAGTTATGATATTTTGGTAAATGAAGTTCATTTTCCAGCCGAAGATATCATTTTTGATCCTAATATTTTTCCGGTTGCAACTGGAATGGATGAACATAAATTAAACGCCTTGGATTTTTTCAGAGCAACCAAATGGATTCGAGAAAATTTACCTTATGCACATGTTTCTGGTGGTGTGAGCAATGTTTCATTCTCTTTTCGTGGCAACGACAAAGTGCGTGAAGCAATGCATTCTGCATTTTTATATCATGCCATTCAAAATGGTATGACAATGGGAATTGTAAACCCTGAAATGTTGGAGATTTATGATGAAATTGATAAAAACTTACTCGAACATGTGGAAGATGTTTTGCTAAATAGAAGAGAAGATGCAACAGAACGATTACTAGATTTAGCAGAAAGTTTTAAAGGTGATTTTAAGTCAAATGAAAAAGCTATTGCGGAATGGAGAAATGAAGATGTACAATCTCGTTTAACGCATTCGTTAGTAAAAGGAATTGATGAATTCATCGAAATTGATGTAGAAGAAGCGAGACAACAGGTTGCTCGACCTATAGAAGTTATCGAAAATCATCTGATGAATGGAATGAATGTAGTCGGTGATTTGTTTGGTTCAGGAAAAATGTTTTTGCCACAAGTAGTGAAATCGGCTCGTGTGATGAAAAAAGCAGTAGCATATTTGTTACCATTTATTGAAGCTCAAAAAGACGGAAAATCTTCTTCTGCAGGAAAAGTGTTGATGGCAACCGTAAAAGGTGATGTTCATGATATTGGTAAAAATATTGTATCAGTGGTATTGGCTTGTAATAACTTTGAAATTATTGATTTAGGAGTTATGGTTCCGCCAGAAAAAATAATTGCTGCAGCGGTTGAACATAATGTTGATATTATAGGTTTAAGTGGTTTGATTACACCTTCGCTTGATGAAATGGTTTATTTGGCAAAAGAATTAGATAAACTGAATATCAAAATCCCAGTAATGATTGGTGGTGCAACAACATCTCGTGCGCATACTGCGGTAAAAATTGCCCCTGAATATGCTGCTTCAGTGGTTCATGTCAATGATGCTTCGCGTGCTGTTACCGTTGCGAGTAATTTACTTCAAGTAGAAACAAAAGATAAATATTCGAAGAATATAAGAGAAGAATACGATACGCTAAGAGAACAATTTTTGAATAGAAGTCGCGAAAAGAATTATTTATCAATTGAAGAAGCTCGTAAAAACAAATTAAAATTGGATTGGGAAAATTATAATCCAGTAAAGCCAAATTTTATTGGGACAAAAACTATTGATGTTGAACTTTCGGAATTGATTGATTTTATAGATTGGACACCCTTTTTTCAGTCTTGGGAATTACACGGAAAATATCCTGCTATTCTAACCGATGAAATTGTGGGCGAACAAGCTACTAATCTATTTGCAGATGCGGAAAAATTGTTGAATCAGATAGTTGATGAAAAATGGTTCGAAGCAAAAGGGATTCTAGGTATTTTTCCAGCAAATACTGTTAATGATGACGATATAGAACTCATTAATCAGAACTCAAAATTCTTGACTCTTCGTCAGCAATCACAAAAAACAGTTGGCGCGCCAAATATTGCGTTAGCGGATTTTATTGCTCCCAAAGATTCAGGAATTCAAGATTACATAGGTTGTTTTTGTGTTTCGACAGGATTTGGAGTTGAGGAAAAGGCAGCTGAATACAGAAAAGAATTGGATGATTATAATTCCATTTTAATTCAAGCACTTGGTGATAGATTAGCTGAAGCTTTTGCTGAATATTTGCATCTAAAAGTTAGAAAAGAAATTTGGGGTTATGATTCGGATGAAAATCTTTCAAACGAAGAATTAATCAAAGAAAATTACAAAGGAATTCGTCCTGCGCCTGGTTATCCTGCATGTCCTGACCATTTGGAGAAACCTACCATTTGGAAATTATTAAATGCGGAAGAAGAAATTGGTGTAAAACTAACCGAAAGCATGGCCATGTGGCCTGCATCATCCGTTTCGGGATATTATTTTGCTAATCCACAAAGTAAATATTTTGGACTAGGGAAAATAAAAATGGACCAAGTAGAAGATTACGCTAAAAGAAGAAATATAAGTATAGAAGAAGCTACAAAATGGCTTAACCCAAATATTGCCGACTAA
- a CDS encoding OsmC family protein, protein MSTKIVNVLGYAKGNNQFVVKAQNFDVRISKNDQFPELEGPSPIEYILAGYAGCINAVGKLVAKEQGITLKSIQVEITGTLSLDKYQGKISNERAGFSSIEVIVKPTADATLEELKEWLIELEKRCPVHDNLINKTPVHVTLFKEFQAIDAA, encoded by the coding sequence ATGAGCACAAAAATTGTAAATGTTTTAGGTTACGCAAAAGGTAATAATCAGTTTGTTGTCAAAGCACAAAACTTTGATGTTAGAATTAGTAAAAATGATCAATTTCCAGAATTGGAAGGTCCAAGTCCAATAGAATATATTTTGGCAGGTTATGCAGGTTGCATAAATGCTGTTGGGAAATTAGTTGCAAAAGAGCAAGGAATAACTTTAAAATCAATTCAAGTAGAAATTACTGGAACCTTGAGTTTAGATAAATATCAGGGAAAAATAAGCAATGAAAGAGCAGGTTTCAGTTCTATTGAAGTGATTGTAAAACCTACTGCAGATGCAACATTAGAGGAATTGAAAGAATGGTTGATAGAATTGGAAAAACGTTGTCCAGTACATGATAATTTAATCAACAAAACACCAGTTCATGTAACTTTATTCAAAGAATTTCAGGCTATTGATGCTGCATAA
- a CDS encoding alpha/beta fold hydrolase — MKKLEKIDLYNFELENGKQSVYIPLFYQVFGQPIGDAPVVVVNHALTGNSNVSGENGWWNDLIGENKTINTNRFTVIAFNIPGNGFDGIDKNLISNYQDFTIRDVANIFWEGLFFLNIKDVFSLIGGSLGGAIAWEMTVIQPEKIQNLIPIATDWKATDWVIANVLIQDQILNNSKNPIMDARLHAMLLYRTPQSINQRFLRQKTDNFSKYQIENWLQNHGIKLKNRFQLSAYKLMNHLLKTNDITRNRNSFLELSKNIKANIHIVSVDSDYFFIADENRETYFQLKNNNNVYYHEIKSVHGHDAFLIEFEQLVEILEPIFYKKTKQIYVTT; from the coding sequence ATGAAAAAATTAGAAAAAATAGACTTGTATAATTTTGAATTAGAAAACGGAAAACAATCTGTTTATATTCCATTGTTTTACCAAGTTTTTGGGCAGCCAATTGGAGATGCGCCAGTAGTTGTTGTAAATCATGCATTAACAGGAAATTCAAATGTTTCAGGAGAAAATGGTTGGTGGAATGATTTAATTGGTGAAAATAAAACGATTAACACTAATCGATTCACAGTTATTGCATTTAACATACCTGGAAATGGTTTTGATGGTATTGATAAAAATTTAATTTCAAATTATCAAGATTTTACAATTAGAGATGTGGCAAACATTTTTTGGGAAGGTTTATTTTTTTTAAACATAAAAGATGTTTTTAGTTTAATTGGTGGAAGTCTTGGTGGTGCAATTGCATGGGAAATGACTGTTATTCAACCTGAAAAAATTCAAAATCTTATACCGATAGCTACAGATTGGAAGGCTACAGATTGGGTTATAGCAAATGTTTTGATTCAAGACCAAATTCTAAATAATTCAAAAAATCCAATTATGGATGCTCGACTTCATGCCATGCTTTTATATAGAACGCCGCAATCTATTAATCAGCGTTTTTTGAGACAGAAAACAGATAATTTTTCAAAATATCAAATAGAAAACTGGCTTCAAAACCATGGAATAAAACTCAAAAATCGATTTCAATTGTCGGCTTATAAATTGATGAATCACTTATTGAAAACTAATGATATTACTCGCAATAGAAATAGTTTTTTGGAATTATCTAAAAATATAAAAGCAAATATTCATATCGTTTCTGTCGATTCAGATTATTTTTTTATTGCCGATGAAAACCGTGAAACTTATTTTCAATTGAAAAATAATAATAATGTTTACTATCATGAAATAAAATCTGTTCATGGACATGATGCTTTTCTGATTGAGTTTGAACAATTAGTCGAAATTTTAGAACCTATTTTTTATAAAAAAACAAAACAAATTTATGTCACCACTTAA
- a CDS encoding homoserine dehydrogenase family protein, whose protein sequence is MSPLKINIILFGIGNVGSTLINQVLESQKFFLEKRNIELRFPIITNSTLAFFEKDGIKNQWEANFVNAAIPFKIEDIIEYIQEQQLENLIAVDATASNDFVKNYIPLIQNGFNIVAANKKANTLHFDFYNELRRNLKKFDKSFLYETNVGAGLPVIQTINDLHFSGEKITKIRGVFSGSLSYIFNRFSNEDTSFSKILDAAEKNGLTEPDSREDLAGKDVARKLLILAREIGKEFELSDVRVSSLLLPNLNETHSKAEYSVNKQLFDKPFHIAKVAQEENHVLKYVGDFDVKKNILEVKLVSIPKSSPIGQLKGADNLIEIYTESYGEIPIVIQGAGAGRKVTARGVLTDVLKIAEKIKIQEAVWA, encoded by the coding sequence ATGTCACCACTTAAAATAAATATAATACTTTTTGGTATTGGAAACGTTGGTAGCACTTTGATTAATCAAGTTCTTGAGAGTCAAAAATTTTTTCTTGAAAAGAGAAACATAGAACTTAGATTTCCAATAATAACCAATTCAACTTTAGCTTTTTTTGAAAAAGATGGAATTAAAAATCAATGGGAAGCTAATTTTGTTAACGCTGCCATTCCTTTTAAAATTGAAGATATAATTGAATACATTCAAGAACAACAATTAGAAAATTTAATTGCAGTTGATGCGACAGCTAGCAATGATTTTGTTAAAAATTATATTCCTTTAATTCAAAATGGTTTTAACATTGTAGCGGCTAATAAAAAAGCAAATACTTTGCATTTTGATTTTTACAATGAATTGAGAAGAAATCTCAAAAAGTTTGATAAATCATTTTTGTATGAAACCAATGTTGGAGCAGGTTTGCCAGTAATTCAAACGATAAATGATTTGCATTTTTCAGGTGAGAAAATAACTAAAATAAGAGGTGTTTTTTCGGGTTCTTTGAGTTATATTTTCAATAGATTTTCTAATGAAGATACTTCTTTTTCTAAAATTCTTGATGCTGCCGAAAAAAATGGATTAACAGAACCCGATTCTCGTGAAGATTTAGCTGGAAAAGATGTTGCTCGAAAACTACTTATTTTAGCTAGAGAAATAGGGAAAGAATTCGAACTTTCTGATGTTAGAGTTTCATCTCTTTTACTGCCTAACTTGAATGAAACCCATTCAAAAGCAGAGTATTCAGTGAATAAGCAATTATTTGATAAACCGTTTCATATTGCAAAAGTTGCTCAAGAAGAAAACCACGTTTTAAAATATGTTGGAGATTTTGATGTGAAAAAAAATATTTTGGAAGTCAAATTGGTTTCAATTCCAAAAAGCTCACCAATCGGTCAACTGAAAGGAGCAGATAATTTGATAGAAATTTATACTGAATCTTATGGTGAAATTCCCATTGTAATTCAAGGCGCTGGAGCTGGAAGAAAAGTTACAGCACGTGGAGTTTTAACCGATGTTTTAAAAATTGCTGAGAAAATAAAAATTCAAGAAGCTGTTTGGGCTTAA
- a CDS encoding acyloxyacyl hydrolase, translating to MRQFYLFIFLCGIVGFSQKNTSYSLDVSFLRGNTLPHTEDMYHLVNGHPDGVLVSFLQKTNGSKEWHRAYNYPDFGGYFLYQDFQSEPLGKNYAVGAMYNFYFLNRKLQFKISQGVAVTTNPYDKVNNSKNKAFGSRIMDNTNFGLSYDNQHLFGGKIGFHAGLLFTHYSNGRVKSPNSGINTYLLNVGVNYNFEKDFVRQVDTTTVKKSYKEPIRYNFVFRTGVNESPIIGSGQYPFYHIGFYADKRINRKSALQLGTEIFLTQSMKEYIRYFSIGYPEMNLDPNTDYKRIGVFVGHELLINKISLEAQLGYYVYQPFKKDIAVYDRVGMKYYFSDKVFGGFTIKTHMFLAEALEFGIGYRI from the coding sequence ATGCGACAATTTTATTTGTTTATTTTTCTTTGTGGAATAGTGGGGTTTTCTCAGAAAAACACTTCTTATTCTTTAGATGTTTCGTTTTTGAGAGGTAATACTTTGCCGCATACTGAGGATATGTATCATTTGGTAAATGGTCATCCTGATGGTGTTTTGGTGAGTTTTTTGCAGAAAACTAATGGTTCAAAAGAGTGGCATAGAGCGTATAATTACCCGGATTTTGGGGGTTATTTTTTGTATCAAGATTTTCAAAGTGAACCTTTGGGGAAAAATTATGCTGTTGGTGCGATGTATAATTTTTACTTTCTTAATCGTAAATTACAATTTAAGATTTCGCAAGGTGTAGCGGTGACTACAAATCCGTATGACAAGGTGAATAATAGCAAGAATAAGGCTTTTGGGAGTAGAATTATGGATAATACCAACTTTGGGTTGAGTTATGATAATCAGCATCTTTTTGGTGGGAAAATAGGTTTTCATGCTGGGCTTCTTTTTACGCATTATTCGAATGGAAGGGTAAAATCGCCTAACAGCGGAATTAATACTTATTTGTTGAATGTTGGTGTGAATTATAATTTTGAGAAAGATTTTGTTCGACAAGTTGATACTACAACGGTAAAAAAATCATACAAAGAGCCTATTCGATATAATTTTGTATTTAGAACTGGTGTTAATGAAAGTCCTATTATTGGCAGTGGACAATATCCTTTTTATCATATTGGTTTTTATGCGGATAAGCGAATCAACAGAAAATCGGCTTTGCAACTGGGAACTGAAATTTTCTTAACCCAGTCGATGAAAGAATATATTCGTTACTTCTCGATTGGCTATCCTGAAATGAATCTTGACCCAAACACGGATTATAAGCGAATTGGTGTTTTTGTTGGGCATGAATTATTGATTAATAAAATTTCTCTCGAAGCGCAATTGGGTTATTATGTGTATCAGCCATTCAAGAAAGATATTGCAGTTTATGATAGAGTAGGGATGAAATATTATTTTAGCGATAAAGTTTTTGGTGGATTTACGATAAAAACGCATATGTTTTTAGCTGAAGCATTGGAATTTGGAATTGGTTACAGAATTTAA
- a CDS encoding O-acetylhomoserine aminocarboxypropyltransferase/cysteine synthase family protein: MSTQKFATNALHAGHDVTKNAGTRAVPIYQTSSYVFNNSNHAANLFGLAEAGFIYTRLNNPTNDILEQRLAALEGGIGAVVTASGTSAIATTFLTLLKAGDHIVASNSLYGGTYNLLKVTLPRLGITTTFVDPSNPENFTKATQENTRAFFVESLGNPKLDVLDLEAISKEAKAFKVPFIVDNTVATPYLLNPIKYGVDIVIHSLTKYITGNGTSLGGVIIDAGNFDWSNGKFPEFTEPSAGYHGLKYYEALGAASFIAKVRIEGLRDFGAALSPFNAFQTIQGLETLEIRIKKHSENALILAKWLEEQEEVAWVNYPGLESSKYKSIADKYLPNGKSGIVTFGLKDGFEAAKKVADETKLFSLLANIGDTKSLIIHPASTTHQQLSDSEQVSTGVTKDLIRLSVGLEDIDDLKADLREVFSKIKTPQIV; encoded by the coding sequence ATGAGCACACAAAAATTCGCAACAAACGCGTTGCACGCAGGACACGATGTTACAAAAAATGCAGGAACTAGAGCAGTTCCTATTTACCAAACATCATCGTATGTTTTTAATAACTCAAACCATGCAGCCAATCTTTTTGGTTTAGCAGAAGCTGGTTTCATTTACACACGTTTGAACAATCCAACCAATGACATTCTTGAACAACGTTTAGCTGCGCTTGAAGGCGGAATTGGAGCGGTTGTAACAGCATCGGGAACTTCGGCAATTGCTACAACATTTTTAACTTTACTAAAAGCAGGCGATCACATTGTAGCTTCCAATAGTTTATACGGCGGAACATACAATTTGTTAAAAGTTACACTACCAAGATTAGGAATCACAACTACTTTTGTTGATCCTTCAAATCCTGAAAATTTCACAAAAGCGACACAAGAAAATACCAGAGCTTTTTTTGTAGAAAGTTTGGGTAATCCAAAATTAGATGTTTTGGATTTAGAAGCTATTTCGAAAGAAGCAAAAGCTTTCAAAGTTCCTTTTATTGTTGACAATACGGTAGCAACACCTTATTTATTAAACCCAATAAAATATGGTGTAGACATTGTAATTCATTCACTTACAAAATACATTACTGGAAACGGAACATCGCTAGGTGGAGTTATTATCGATGCTGGAAATTTTGATTGGAGCAATGGAAAATTTCCTGAATTCACAGAACCATCAGCAGGCTATCACGGATTGAAATATTATGAAGCACTTGGCGCAGCATCTTTTATTGCCAAAGTAAGAATTGAAGGATTACGCGATTTTGGTGCAGCATTAAGTCCGTTTAATGCTTTTCAAACCATTCAAGGATTGGAAACATTAGAAATCAGGATTAAAAAACACAGCGAAAATGCTTTGATTTTGGCAAAATGGTTAGAGGAACAAGAAGAAGTAGCTTGGGTTAATTATCCTGGATTAGAATCTTCAAAATATAAATCAATTGCTGATAAATATTTGCCAAATGGTAAAAGCGGAATCGTAACATTTGGACTAAAAGATGGATTTGAAGCTGCAAAAAAAGTTGCAGATGAAACGAAACTATTTTCTCTTTTAGCCAACATTGGAGATACAAAATCATTAATCATTCATCCGGCGAGTACAACTCATCAACAGTTATCTGATTCTGAACAAGTGTCAACTGGCGTTACAAAAGATTTAATTCGTCTTTCAGTTGGTCTTGAAGATATTGATGATTTAAAAGCAGATTTAAGAGAAGTTTTTTCAAAAATTAAAACCCCACAAATAGTATAA
- the metF gene encoding methylenetetrahydrofolate reductase [NAD(P)H], producing MKVTQHIENANGKPLFSFEILPPLKGQNIQSIFDGIDPLMEFKPPFIDVTYHREEYEFKELPNGLLQKKIVKKRPGTVGICAGIQNKYDVDAIPHILCGGFTKEDTENLLIDLDFLGIDNVVALRGDALKNETYFKPEKEGNEFASDLVLQISNLNKGIYLDEDLKNSAETNFCIGIAGYPEKHMEAPSMDSDIHFLKQKIKNGADYIITQMFFDNKKFFDFVDKCRKSGITIPIIPGLKPIATKKQLNLIPHRFKVDLPDDLIMAVVKAKDNDAVKQIGIEWCIEQSKELIEAGIPCLHYYSMGKADNIKAIAKEIF from the coding sequence ATGAAAGTAACTCAACACATAGAAAATGCTAACGGAAAACCATTGTTTTCCTTTGAAATATTGCCGCCGTTAAAAGGACAAAACATTCAATCTATTTTTGATGGTATTGATCCGTTGATGGAGTTTAAGCCGCCATTTATTGATGTAACTTATCATCGAGAAGAATATGAATTTAAAGAATTGCCAAACGGTTTGTTGCAAAAAAAGATTGTAAAAAAACGTCCGGGAACGGTTGGTATTTGTGCTGGAATTCAAAACAAATATGATGTAGATGCTATTCCGCATATTTTGTGTGGTGGTTTTACTAAAGAAGACACTGAGAATTTATTAATTGATTTGGATTTTCTTGGAATTGATAATGTTGTTGCGCTTAGAGGAGATGCATTGAAAAATGAAACGTATTTTAAACCCGAAAAAGAAGGAAACGAATTTGCATCCGATTTGGTGTTGCAAATTTCTAATTTGAATAAAGGAATTTATTTGGATGAAGATTTAAAAAACTCGGCGGAAACTAATTTTTGTATTGGAATTGCTGGTTATCCTGAAAAACATATGGAAGCTCCGAGCATGGATAGCGACATTCATTTTTTGAAACAAAAGATAAAAAATGGTGCCGATTATATTATTACTCAAATGTTTTTTGACAATAAAAAATTCTTTGATTTTGTAGATAAATGTAGAAAATCGGGGATTACTATTCCTATTATTCCGGGATTGAAACCTATTGCAACTAAGAAACAATTGAATTTGATTCCGCATCGGTTTAAGGTTGATTTGCCAGATGATTTGATTATGGCAGTGGTGAAAGCAAAAGATAATGATGCGGTGAAACAAATTGGGATTGAATGGTGTATTGAACAAAGCAAAGAGTTGATAGAAGCTGGAATTCCGTGTTTGCATTATTACTCGATGGGTAAAGCGGACAATATTAAAGCAATTGCTAAGGAAATCTTTTAG